In Romboutsia lituseburensis, a genomic segment contains:
- a CDS encoding ECF transporter S component: MQGTLENKSVFKTSTLVKVGILSAIGYILMFISVPIPMLFPEFLKIDVSDLPALLGGIALGPMAGVAIAFLKNLLQFITGMSTTGGVGEFANFVIGGSFVWTVSYVYTKKREKSGIIIGLILGVFVMTIVGCLSNYYIMLPFYSTIMPIEAVIEMGAAINPYIVDKLTFVIWIIAPFNLLKATIMSLLTLPLYKRTEKILNRVK; the protein is encoded by the coding sequence ATGCAAGGAACTTTAGAAAATAAAAGTGTTTTTAAAACATCTACATTAGTAAAGGTAGGAATTCTATCTGCAATTGGATATATATTAATGTTTATATCTGTTCCAATTCCAATGTTATTTCCAGAATTTCTAAAAATAGATGTATCTGATTTACCAGCATTATTAGGCGGAATTGCGCTAGGACCTATGGCAGGTGTTGCTATAGCATTTCTTAAAAATTTATTACAGTTTATAACAGGTATGTCTACAACAGGTGGTGTTGGAGAATTTGCAAATTTCGTAATAGGTGGATCATTTGTTTGGACAGTTTCTTATGTTTATACAAAGAAAAGAGAAAAATCAGGAATTATAATAGGACTTATACTTGGAGTATTTGTTATGACTATAGTTGGATGTTTATCAAATTACTATATAATGCTACCATTTTATAGCACTATAATGCCGATAGAAGCAGTAATAGAAATGGGAGCAGCAATTAATCCTTATATAGTAGATAAACTGACATTTGTAATATGGATAATAGCTCCGTTTAATTTATTAAAAGCAACTATAATGTCATTGTTGACATTACCTTTATACAAAAGAACAGAGAAGATATTAAATAGAGTT
- a CDS encoding amidohydrolase, protein MIFIKNGTINTITNGIVEENIIIENGKIVAIGKNLDVPSDAQVIDADGKFVFPGFIDAHTHLGLWEDGMGFEGADGNEETDPITPHLNPIDGINPMDNTFKEAVQGGITAVCTTPGSANVMGGQCIAIKTFGRRIDKMVIKNPVASKIAFGENPKSCYGRDEKMPQTRMAIASLLRENLKKAEEYLDEMDLYMEHEDHDKPEYDIRMESLLPVLKGEVPFKVHAHRADDIFTAIRIAKEFDLKLTLDHCTEGHLIVEELVEEGYPVIVGPSLTEKSKIELRNLTFDTAGILSNAGLDICLMTDHPVIPVQYLPLCAGIAVKHGMKKEKAFEAITINPAKTLGIDNKVGSIEVGKDADIVIWDGCPLEIQSNVLYTVIDGKLVYNK, encoded by the coding sequence ATGATATTCATAAAAAATGGAACAATAAATACTATAACTAACGGGATAGTTGAAGAAAATATAATTATAGAAAATGGAAAGATAGTGGCTATTGGAAAAAATTTAGATGTACCATCAGATGCACAAGTTATAGATGCAGATGGTAAGTTTGTATTCCCTGGATTTATAGATGCCCATACTCATTTAGGATTATGGGAAGATGGAATGGGATTTGAAGGTGCAGATGGAAATGAGGAAACTGATCCAATAACTCCACACCTAAATCCAATAGATGGTATAAATCCAATGGATAATACTTTTAAAGAAGCAGTTCAAGGAGGTATAACAGCGGTATGTACAACTCCAGGAAGTGCAAATGTAATGGGTGGCCAATGTATAGCTATAAAAACATTTGGTAGAAGAATAGATAAAATGGTTATAAAAAATCCTGTTGCATCTAAGATAGCTTTTGGTGAAAATCCCAAAAGTTGTTATGGAAGAGATGAGAAAATGCCTCAGACTAGAATGGCTATAGCTTCATTACTAAGAGAAAATTTAAAAAAGGCAGAAGAGTATTTAGATGAAATGGATTTATACATGGAGCATGAAGATCATGATAAGCCAGAGTATGATATAAGAATGGAGAGCTTATTGCCAGTGCTTAAAGGAGAAGTGCCATTTAAAGTTCATGCACATAGAGCGGATGATATATTTACAGCTATAAGAATAGCTAAAGAATTTGATCTAAAACTTACACTAGATCACTGTACAGAAGGTCACTTAATAGTTGAAGAATTAGTAGAAGAAGGATATCCAGTAATTGTGGGTCCTTCATTAACAGAAAAATCTAAAATAGAATTAAGAAATTTAACTTTTGATACAGCGGGAATATTATCTAATGCAGGACTAGATATATGTTTAATGACAGACCATCCTGTAATTCCTGTTCAGTATTTACCGTTATGTGCAGGTATAGCTGTTAAGCATGGTATGAAAAAAGAAAAAGCCTTTGAAGCTATAACTATAAATCCAGCTAAAACTTTAGGTATAGATAATAAAGTAGGATCTATAGAAGTAGGAAAAGATGCAGATATAGTTATATGGGATGGGTGTCCATTAGAAATACAAAGTAATGTATTATACACTGTCATAGATGGAAAATTAGTTTACAATAAATAA